A genomic segment from Nitrospirae bacterium CG2_30_53_67 encodes:
- a CDS encoding two-component system response regulator encodes MRSIIASTLEDLGDYEITEASSGFEALKILPGRSFDLIITDINMPDINGLELVNFVKKHPTYKDTPLIIVTTEKAEEDRKKGMSLGADDYITKPFSPDALQNSVKKLLKEE; translated from the coding sequence ATGCGGTCCATCATTGCATCCACTCTGGAAGATCTGGGGGACTATGAGATCACGGAGGCCTCAAGCGGTTTTGAGGCGCTGAAGATTTTACCGGGACGATCCTTCGATCTGATCATCACCGACATCAACATGCCGGATATCAACGGCCTCGAGCTGGTCAACTTCGTGAAGAAACACCCGACCTATAAGGATACCCCCTTGATCATTGTCACCACCGAAAAGGCCGAAGAGGACAGAAAGAAGGGGATGTCCCTGGGAGCGGACGACTACATCACCAAACCCTTCTCCCCTGACGCATTACAGAATTCAGTGAAGAAACTGCTGAAGGAGGAATAG